One genomic window of Coffea eugenioides isolate CCC68of chromosome 1, Ceug_1.0, whole genome shotgun sequence includes the following:
- the LOC113766762 gene encoding MDIS1-interacting receptor like kinase 2-like — protein sequence MSILNYSICPISLVSVCLAILHLLSSSGVNAASDQMHAASSIRSEGKALLTWKASLDNYSQSKLSSWSSSANPCSAWDGVRCNKAGRVSVINITSSGIKGTLDHLNFSSLPHLTTIDLSQNALRGTIPSNIGNLSRLTYLSFWSNQLSGAIPIEISQLTNLRFLYLSYNSFSGSIPTSIGNLTGLTQLDLGSNKLSEWIPEEIGKLKSLTNLSLADNMLTGRIPLSIGNLSGLTLLYLSQNYLSGPIPKETGNLTKLNDLDLSWNQLSGPVLKEIGELRSLTRLSLANNMLTGPIPLSIGNLSDLTLLYLFKNYLSEQISSAIGNLTNLNDLDLSQNNFYGSIPPELGKLKLLAYIDFFQNQLSGAVPDGFNNLTHLNSIWLSQNYLTGHLPQNICIGSSLTWFTVSENNFVGAIPRSLKNCSSLRRISAADNQLSGNISEEFSVSPYVEHINLNNNKFFGQLPWNWSGYLTLTELRMSNNNLSGRIPAGLGEVSCLQKLHLSSNHLHGKIPRSLGKLILLLELKLDSNYLSGNIPSEIGQMSRLLNLSLSANNLSGSIPEQIGNCTQLLDLNLTQNALTGSIPSQIGNLPSLATLDLSQNMLESKLPPELGEMKSIETMNLSHNRISGFIPKTFDHCFSLILIDISYNQLKGPLPNTSAFQKAPFDSLRNNKGLCGSVARLRPCSESTQKKASRRTTKRVVFLVVAPILSTTFLLIMVVGIFILARSRKRNGENKPQEFTRNMFTVWSFDGKMVYENIIDAIDNFDPKYCIGVGGFGSVFRAELPNGQVVAVKKLHGMDGGALRRPKDFTNEIHALTNIRHRNIVKLYGFCSHAQHTFLVYEFLEGGSLMQLMSNDETVGMFDWIKRVNIVKDVANALSYMHQNCSPSIIHRDISSKNILLDSEYQAHISDFGTARILMPDSSHWTSFAGTYGYAAPELAYTMEVNEKCDVYSFGVLALEVIMGKHPGDFILSTLSASSSTSTVCDILLKDIVDPRLSSPSTQESKQVTLVAKLALSCIEPNPQLRPTMKQVCVQLLKEIPSQFNVFPIVTIGQLLELPMTNV from the exons ATGTCAATCCTGAATTATTCCATCTGTCCAATTAGTTTAGTTTCTGTATGCTTGGCCATCCTTCACTTACTCTCCAGTTCTGGAGTCAATGCTGCTTCTGATCAAATGCATGCAGCATCAAGTATCAGAAGTGAAGGGAAAGCTCTTTTAACTTGGAAAGCTAGTCTCGACAATTATAGCCAATCTAAGTTGTCATCCTGGTCATCTTCTGCAAATCCTTGCAGTGCCTGGGATGGAGTTCGATGCAACAAAGCTGGACGAGTATCGGTGATTAACATCACTAGTTCTGGCATCAAAGGTACACTTGATCATCTCAATTTCTCGTCTCTACCCCATCTAACTACAATTGATCTTTCCCAAAATGCACTCCGTGGGACCATACCATCCAACATTGGGAACCTTTCTAGACTAACCTATCTTTCCTTCTGGTCAAATCAATTGTCTGGTGCCATTCCTATTGAAATTAGCCAACTAACCAATCTTAGGTTCTTGTACCTTTCATATAACTCATTCAGTGGATCAATCCCTACGTCTATTGGCAATCTGACAGGCCTAACCCAGCTAGACCTAGGAAGCAACAAACTTTCTGAATGGATTCCAGAGGAGATTGGGAAGCTGAAATCTCTGACAAATCTCTCTTTAGCTGACAATATGCTCACAGGTCGGATTCCTCTGTCTATTGGAAACTTAAGTGGCTTGACTCTGCTGTATCTTTCCCAAAATTATCTTTCTGGGCCTATCCCTAAAGAAACTGGAAACTTGACAAAACTAAATGATTTGGATCTTTCTTGGAACCAGCTATCAGGTCCCGTTCTAAAAGAGATTGGGGAGCTCAGATCACTTACTAGACTCTCTTTAGCTAACAACATGCTCACAGGTCCGATTCCTCTGTCTATTGGAAACTTAAGTGACTTGACTCTGCTGtatcttttcaaaaattatctttccGAACAGATTTCTTCTGCCATAGGAAATTTAACCAATCTTAATGACTTGGATCTTTCTCAAAACAACTTTTATGGGTCTATCCCTCCCGAACTGGGAAAATTGAAGCTACTAGCTTATATTGATTTTTTCCAAAACCAGTTAAGTGGTGCCGTGCCCGATGGATTCAACAATCTTACACATTTAAATTCGATATGGCTGTCTCAAAACTATCTTACTGGTCATTTACCCCAAAATATTTGCATTGGTAGCTCATTGACGTGGTTCACAGTATCTGAAAATAACTTTGTCGGCGCTATACCAAGAAGCTTGAAAAACTGTTCTAGTTTAAGAAGAATTAGTGCAGCTGACAACCAACTATCAGGAAATATTTCTGAAGAATTTAGCGTCTCTCCATATGTCGAGCATATTAATTTAAACAATAACAAATTTTTTGGTCAGTTGCCTTGGAATTGGAGCGGCTATCTGACTTTGACAGAGTTGAGGATGTCGAACAATAATCTTTCGGGCAGAATACCAGCTGGGCTAGGAGAGGTATCTTGTCTGCAAAAACTGCATCTCTCTTCAAATCACTTGCATGGAAAGATCCCTAGAAGTTTGGGGAAgttgattttgttgcttgagCTTAAGCTGGATAGCAACTACCTTTCAGGCAATATACCATCAGAAATTGGTCAGATGTCTAGACTTTTAAATCTTAGTTTGTCAGCCAATAATCTTAGTGGCTCAATTCCAGAACAAATAGGCAATTGCACACAATTGCTGGATTTAAACTTGACCCAAAATGCACTCACCGGTAGTATTCCTTCTCAAATAGGAAATCTTCCATCACTTGCAACTCTGGATCTCAGCCAAAACATGCTGGAATCAAAATTGCCGCCAGAGTTAGGTGAGATGAAAAGCATTGAGACGATGAATCTTTCGCATAATAGGATATCAGGTTTCATCCCCAAAACCTTTGATCATTGCTTCagtttgatattgattgatATATCCTACAATCAATTGAAAGGCCCTCTTCCCAACACTAGTGCATTTCAAAAAGCTCCATTTGATTCCCTGAGAAACAATAAAGGTTTATGTGGCAGTGTTGCCAGATTGAGGCCTTGCTCTGAATCAACTCAAAAGAAGGCAAGTAGAAGGACAACAAAAAGAGTTGTCTTTCTAGTTGTTGCTCCAATACTATCTACCACGTTTCTTTTGATCATGGTTGTAGGCATCTTCATTCTTGCAAGGTCACGTAAGAGAAACGGGGAGAATAAGCCTCAAGAATTTACTAGAAATATGTTCACTGTCTGGAGCTTTGATGGGAAAATGGTCTACGAGAACATCATTGATGCAATAGACAATTTTGACCCCAAGTATTGCATTGGAGTGGGAGGATTTGGAAGTGTATTTAGAGCAGAGTTGCCAAATGGTCAAGTGGTTGCTGTCAAGAAACTTCATGGAATGGATGGTGGTGCCTTGAGGAGGCCAAAAGATTTCACCAATGAGATCCATGCATTAACAAATATTAGGCATCGCAACATCGTGAAGCTGTATGGATTTTGTTCACATGCACAACACACTTTCTTGGTTTATGAATTCTTGGAAGGGGGAAGTTTGATGCAATTGATGAGCAATGACGAAACAGTGGGCATGTTTGACTGGATCAAGAGGGTAAATATTGTTAAAGATGTGGCAAATGCATTATCTTATATGCATCAGAATTGCTCGCCTTCCATTATTCATCGAGATATTTCTAGCAAAAATATTTTGTTAGACTCTGAGTATCAAGCCCATATTTCTGATTTTGGCACTGCAAGAATCTTGATGCCTGATTCATCTCATTGGACATCATTTGCTGGAACATATGGATATGCTGCTCCAG AACTTGCTTATACCATGGAAGTAAATGAAAAATGTGATGTTTATAGTTTCGGAGTATTAGCATTAGAAGTGATCATGGGCAAGCATCCAGGTGATTTCATACTGTCCACATTGTCGGCATCATCATCTACTTCAACTGTATGTGATATACTGCTGAAAGACATTGTGGATCCTCGACTCTCATCTCCAAGTACGCAAGAGTCGAAACAAGTGACCTTGGTGGCAAAGCTGGCATTGTCATGCATAGAACCCAATCCTCAATTAAGGCCGACAATGAAGCAAGTGTGTGTCCAACTGTTGAAAGAAATACCATCTCAATTCAATGTATTCCCAATAGTTACAATTGGGCAACTTCTGGAGCTGCCAATGACAAATGTTTAA
- the LOC113766756 gene encoding MDIS1-interacting receptor like kinase 2-like: protein MSTLNYSICPITLVFACLVILHLLSNSGINAASDQMHAASSTGSEGKALLTWKASLDNYSQSKLSSWSSSANPCSAWDGVRCNKAGRVSVINITSSGIKGTLDHLNFSSLPHLTTIELSQNALHGTIPSNIGNLSRLTYLAFWSNQLSGAIPIEISQLTNLRFLYLSYNSFNGSIPTSIGNLTGLAELDLESNKLSGWIPEEIGKLKSLTKLSLGNNTLTGRIPRSMGNLSDLTLLYLFQNYLSGPIPKEIGKLRSLIECSFGKNLLTEEIGNLLSLEDLEFDENNLTSKIPNSIGNLEKITRLSLFGNKLSGHIPSTIGNLTKLNYLDLSQNNLYGAIPPELGKLKSLAFISIFQNQLSGALPDGFNNLTHLNVLMLDQNYLTGHLPQNICIGNISEEFGIYAHVEIMDLRNNKFFGQLSWNWSGYLNLTALGISKNNLAGRIPTGLGELSRLQRLYLSSSHLHGKIPGSLGKLTLLLELKLHNNNLSEQIGNCTQLLDLNLSQNALVGNIPSQIGSLPSLATLDLSQNMLESKLPLELGEMKSIETMNLSHNRISGSIPKSFDHCFSLISIDISYNQLEGPLPNISAFQKAPFDSLRNNKGLCGSVTGLKPCSQSTQKNTSRRTTKRMIFLVVAPILATIFLLVVVVGIFIRARPHTRSMENKPQEFTRNMFSVWSFDGKMVYENIIDAIENFDPKYCIGAGGFGSVFRAELPSSGCCQETSWNG, encoded by the exons ATGTCAACCCTGAATTATTCCATCTGTCCAATTACATTAGTTTTTGCATGCTTGGTCATCCTTCACTTGCTCTCCAATTCTGGAATTAATGCTGCTTCTGATCAAATGCATGCGGCATCAAGTACTGGAAGTGAAGGGAAAGCTCTTTTAACATGGAAAGCCAGTCTTGACAATTATAGCCAATCTAAGTTGTCATCCTGGTCATCTTCTGCAAATCCTTGCAGTGCCTGGGATGGAGTTCGATGCAACAAAGCCGGACGAGTATCGGTAATTAACATCACTAGTTCTGGCATCAAAGGTACACTTGATCATCTCAATTTCTCGTCTCTACCCCATCTCACTACGATTGAGCTTTCTCAAAATGCACTCCATGGGACCATACCATCCAACATTGGGAACCTTTCCAGACTAACCTATCTTGCCTTCTGGTCAAATCAATTGTCTGGTGCCATTCCTATTGAAATCAGCCAACTAACCAATCTTAGGTTCTTGTACCTTTCCTATAACTCATTCAATGGATCAATCCCTACTTCAATTGGCAATCTGACAGGCCTAGCCGAGCTAGACCTAGAAAGCAACAAACTTTCTGGATGGATTCCAGAAGAGATTGGGAAGCTCAAATCTCTGACGAAACTCTCTTTGGGTAACAATACGCTCACAGGTCGGATTCCTCGCTCTATGGGAAACTTAAGTGACCTGACTCTGCTGTATCTTTTCCAAAATTATCTTTCTGGGCCTATTCCCAAAGAAATTGGGAAACTCAGATCTCTTATTGAATGCTCTTTTGGGAAGAACTTGCTCACGG AAGAAATTGGGAACCTCTTATCCCTTGAAGATCTTGAATTTGATGAAAACAATCTCACCAGCAAGATTCCCAATTCTATTGGTAATTTGGAAAAGATCACTAGATTATCCCTTTTTGGAAACAAGCTCTCCGGACACATTCCTTCGACCATAGGAAATTTAACCAAACTCAATTATTTGGATCTTTCTCAAAACAACTTGTATGGGGCAATCCCTCCTGAATTGGGGAAGTTGAAGTCACTAGCTTTTATTAGTATTTTCCAAAACCAGCTAAGCGGTGCTCTTCCAGATGGATTCAACAATCTTACACATTTAAATGTGCTAATGCTGGACCAAAACTATCTTACTGGTCATTTACCCCAAAATATCTGCATTG GAAATATCTCTGAAGAATTTGGCATCTATGCACATGTAGAAATTATGGATTTAaggaataataaattttttggtcAGCTGTCTTGGAATTGGAGTGGCTATCTGAATTTGACAGCGTTGGGAATCTCGAAAAATAATCTTGCTGGCAGAATACCAACTGGGCTTGGAGAGCTATCTCGTCTGCAAAGACTTTATCTCTCTTCAAGTCACTTGCATGGGAAGATCCCTGGCAGTTTAGGGAAGTTGACCTTGTTGCTTGAGCTTAAGCTGCACAACAACAATCTCTCAG AACAAATAGGCAATTGCACACAACTGCTGGATTTAAACTTGAGCCAAAATGCACTCGTTGGAAATATTCCTTCTCAAATAGGAAGTCTTCCCTCACTCGCAACTCTTGATCTCAGCCAAAACATGCTGGAATCAAAATTGCCACTAGAGCTAGGCGAGATGAAAAGCATTGAGACGATGAATCTTTCGCATAATAGGATATCAGGTTCCATCCCAAAAAGCTTTGATCATTGCTTCAGTTTGATTTCCATTGATATATCCTACAATCAGTTGGAAGGTCCTCTCCCCAACATTAGTGCATTTCAAAAAGCCCCATTTGATTCCTTGAGAAACAATAAAGGTTTATGTGGCAGTGTTACTGGATTGAAACCTTGCTCTCAATCAACTCAAAAGAACACTAGTAGAAGGACAACTAAAAGAATGATCTTTCTAGTTGTTGCTCCAATACTAGCAACCATATTCCTTTTGGTCGTGGTTGTGGGCATCTTCATTCGTGCAAGGCCACATACGAGAAGCATGGAGAATAAGCCTCAGGAATTTACTAGAAATATGTTCTCTGTCTGGAGCTTTGATGGGAAAATGGTCTATGAAAACATCATTGATGCAATAGAGAATTTTGACCCCAAGTATTGCATTGGAGCAGGAGGATTTGGAAGTGTATTTAGAGCAGAGTTGCCGTCAAGTGGTTGCTGTCAAGAAACTTCATGGAATGGATGA
- the LOC113766770 gene encoding uncharacterized protein LOC113766770, which produces MDNHSFQNYEISRKKLTNQQRQAIFEALLQYSYGGQLERGLTKVIATQFKISTRTVQRIWERAKSSIINGGSVDISRRFPKRVGRKRVEIDFSTIMEIPLRCRTNIRSLSTKMKVAKSTLHRRIKEGVIKAHSNALKPHLTDDNKLVRLKFCLSMLQQESLNDAPIFENMFNMVHIDEKWFYMTKESEKYYLHPEEEHPMRTCRSKKFIVKVMFLAAVARPRFDCSRNKHFDGKIGIFPFAFKEPAKRNSKNRVAGTLETKPILSVTKEVYRRCLIDNVLPAIRAKWPQSDVISPIFIQQDNAKPHIDPMDVEFIEAATREGFDIRLSFQPPNSPDMNVLDLGYFRAIQSLQHQEAPNSIDELISAVEKSFDELSSESLNNVFLTLQLCMLEVMKNCGGNNYKVPHIGKQRLIRDGNLPLQIGCDKELIDKIIHYLQA; this is translated from the coding sequence ATGGATAATCATAGTTTTCAAAATTATGAAATCTCTAGGAAAAAGTTGACAAATCAGCAAAGGCAAGCCATATTTGAAGCATTATTGCAATATAGTTATGGTGGACAACTAGAAAGAGGATTAACCAAAGTTATTGCAACACAGTTCAAAATTAGCACGAGGACAGTACAAAGAATTTGGGAAAGAGCAAAGTCTTCAATCATTAATGGAGGCTCGGTTGACATCTCTCGCAGGTTTCCTAAGAGGGTAGGACGCAAAAGGGTAGAGATAGACTTCAGCACTATCATGGAAATACCTCTACGGTGTCGAACAAATATTCGTTCTCTATCAACCAAAATGAAAGTTGCCAAGTCCACTCTTCATCGACGAATAAAAGAAGGTGTTATCAAAGCACATTCAAATGCATTAAAGCCTCACCTTACTGATGACAATAAATTGGTAAGACTCAAATTTTGTTTGTCAATGCTTCAACAAGAGAGTCTTAATGATGCACCTATTTTCGAAAACATGTTCAATATGGTTCATATCGATGAAAAGTGGTTCTACATGACTAAGGAGTCTGAGAAATACTACCTACATCCTGAAGAAGAACACCCTATGAGGACTTGTAGGAGTAAAAAGTTTATTGTTAAGGTTATGTTTCTAGCTGCAGTTGCTCGACCTCGCTTTGATTGTTCTAGAAACAAGCACTTTGATGGGAAAATTGGAATATTTCCTTTTGCCTTCAAAGAACCAGCTAAAAGGAATAGCAAAAATCGTGTTGCTGGTACTCTAGAAACAAAGCCTATCCTATCAGTGACCAAGGAAGTGTATAGAAGGTGCTTAATTGATAATGTTTTGCCTGCAATTCGTGCTAAATGGCCACAAAGTGATGTAATCAGCCCTATCTTCATCCAACAAGATAATGCAAAACCACATATTGATCCAATGGATGTTGAGTTCATAGAAGCTGCCACAAGAGAAGGTTTTGATATTCGTTTATCATTTCAACCACCTAATAGCCCTGATATGAATGTTCTTGATCTTGGGTATTTTAGAGCCATTCAATCACTCCAGCATCAAGAAGCACCTAACTCTATTGACGAACTAATTTCTGCTGTTGAAAAGTCTTTCGATGAATTATCATCTGAAAGTCTCAACAATGTGTTCTTAACCTTACAACTATGTATGCTTGAGGTGATGAAGAATTGTGGAGGGAATAATTACAAAGTTCCACATATTGGGAAGCAACGGTTGATAAGAGATGGAAATCTTCCTTTGCAAATTGGATGTGATAAGGAGCTTATTGACAAAATCATCCATTATCTGCAAGCATGA